In a single window of the Halomicroarcula saliterrae genome:
- a CDS encoding SDR family oxidoreductase: protein MSRVAILGCGYVGLELGRQLRADHEVVGVRRSTAGLDAIEQAGFEGVQADVTDDDSLSAVPDVDWVVFAASSGGRGADVAREVYVEGLRTAIDHFWSRADAPERLVYTSSTGVYGDHDGAWVDEETPLDPRTEKTEVLAEAERVARERPAEHGGHGSVARFAGLYGPDRYRLERYLEGPVTAGYLNMVHRDDAAGSVRHLLEEDYRDEVVLVVDDEPVEKWAFADWLAEACSVPFPPKQTTEERLADPELSATAKRRIQTSKRCSNERLRELGYEFAYPTFREGYRAAVEAYPGE from the coding sequence ATGAGTCGGGTCGCCATCCTAGGCTGTGGCTACGTCGGGCTCGAACTGGGCCGACAGCTGCGGGCCGACCACGAGGTCGTCGGCGTCCGCCGCTCCACGGCCGGGCTGGACGCCATCGAACAGGCGGGGTTCGAGGGGGTACAGGCCGACGTGACCGACGACGACTCGCTGTCGGCGGTGCCGGACGTCGACTGGGTGGTCTTTGCGGCCAGCTCCGGCGGTCGGGGCGCCGACGTGGCCCGCGAGGTGTACGTCGAGGGGTTACGGACGGCCATCGACCACTTCTGGTCCCGCGCGGATGCGCCCGAGCGGCTGGTGTACACGTCCAGTACGGGCGTCTACGGCGACCACGACGGCGCGTGGGTCGACGAGGAGACCCCGCTCGACCCCCGGACCGAGAAGACCGAGGTGCTGGCCGAGGCCGAGCGAGTCGCCCGCGAGCGGCCGGCCGAGCACGGCGGCCACGGGTCGGTCGCCCGCTTTGCCGGCCTCTACGGTCCGGACCGCTACCGGCTGGAGCGGTATCTGGAGGGGCCCGTCACCGCGGGCTATCTCAACATGGTGCATCGCGACGACGCGGCCGGGTCGGTGCGACATCTGCTGGAGGAGGACTACCGCGACGAGGTCGTCCTCGTCGTCGACGACGAGCCGGTCGAGAAGTGGGCCTTCGCCGACTGGCTGGCCGAGGCGTGTTCGGTTCCGTTCCCGCCCAAACAGACGACCGAGGAGCGCCTGGCCGACCCGGAGCTGTCGGCGACGGCGAAACGCCGTATCCAGACGAGCAAGCGCTGCTCGAACGAGCGCCTCCGCGAGCTGGGGTACGAGTTCGCCTACCCGACGTTCAGGGAGGGTTACCGCGCGGCAGTGGAAGCGTACCCCGGTGAGTGA